A region from the Deltaproteobacteria bacterium genome encodes:
- a CDS encoding glycerophosphodiester phosphodiesterase, whose product MTDPSPHAFFSGSPPRIAGHRGAAGTQPENTLVSFRRALEEAATFLEMDVHATRDGEVVIIHDATVERTTDGSGAVREMNLEEIKRLDAGYRFTADGGSTHPFRGQGIRIPTLREFFAEFPLVRATVEIKELPGPAMETLFDLVEEFGRAPQVLVAAEDDATMRSARAVIRARGLPVATGFSTGEIRSLMTALWSGQAPPSEVPGRALQIPRRHQGIDLVTSASLAAAHALGVEVHVWTVNDADEMSELLALGVDGIITDFPGRLRDVIGQSEAR is encoded by the coding sequence ATGACCGATCCCTCGCCGCACGCATTCTTCTCCGGTTCCCCGCCGCGCATCGCCGGCCATCGCGGCGCCGCCGGCACCCAGCCGGAAAACACCTTGGTGTCTTTTCGCCGGGCCCTGGAGGAGGCGGCCACCTTTCTCGAGATGGACGTCCACGCGACCCGCGACGGCGAGGTCGTGATCATCCACGACGCGACCGTCGAGCGCACCACCGACGGCAGCGGCGCGGTGCGGGAGATGAACCTGGAGGAGATCAAGCGGCTCGACGCCGGCTACCGCTTCACGGCCGACGGCGGCTCGACGCATCCCTTCCGCGGGCAGGGCATTCGCATCCCCACCCTGCGGGAGTTCTTCGCGGAGTTCCCTCTCGTCAGGGCCACGGTGGAGATCAAGGAATTGCCGGGGCCGGCCATGGAGACGCTGTTCGATCTCGTCGAGGAGTTCGGCAGGGCGCCCCAGGTGCTGGTGGCGGCGGAGGATGACGCCACCATGCGCTCCGCCCGCGCGGTGATCCGGGCGCGCGGCCTGCCCGTCGCCACGGGCTTCTCCACCGGCGAGATCCGCTCCCTCATGACCGCGCTGTGGTCGGGGCAGGCGCCGCCGTCCGAAGTTCCCGGCCGGGCGCTCCAGATACCGCGCCGCCACCAGGGCATCGATCTCGTCACGTCCGCGTCCCTGGCCGCCGCCCATGCCCTGGGCGTCGAGGTGCACGTCTGGACCGTCAACGACGCCGATGAGATGAGCGAGCTCCTGGCCCTGGGGGTCGACGGCATCATCACGGACTTCCCGGGCCGCCTGCGCGACGTGATCGGTCAATCCGAAGCGCGTTAA
- a CDS encoding acyl-CoA carboxylase subunit beta, protein MAVEDRLLRLKELDRRAELGGGEVRIRRQHNEGKLLARERIEILLDQGSFVELDRLRTHDCTDFDMQDQKIPGDAVVTGSGAIDGRNVFVYAQDFTVFGGSLSGVVADKICKVQEMAMKNGAPIVGINDSGGARIQEGVVSLDGYARIFANNVTASGVVPQISAIMGPCAGGAVYSPAITDFIFMTKDTGYMFITGPDVIKTVTHEEITKEELGGAETHTRKSGVAHFSADNDKDCLLMMRELMSFLPSNNLEEPPFRPTEDDPYRRDQRLQHVVPENPNLPYDMKDLIGAVVDEGYFYEVHKEFAPNIVVAFARLGGRTVGIVGNQPAHLAGCLDINASVKAARFVRFCDCFNIPVITFVDVPGFLPGTGQEYDGIIRHGAKLLFAYAEATVPKITIITRKAYGGGYIVMASKFLRGDINLAYPASEIAVMGPEGAINIVFRDQLKDAKDEKKTRQKLVDDYRRLFANPFRSAELGNLDAIILPEDTRPTLIRTLEMLKNKRETNLPRKHGNVPL, encoded by the coding sequence ATGGCTGTAGAGGACAGGCTTCTCCGACTGAAGGAACTGGACCGCCGGGCGGAGCTCGGCGGCGGCGAGGTGCGCATTCGCCGGCAACACAATGAAGGCAAGCTGCTGGCGCGGGAACGCATCGAGATCCTGCTGGACCAGGGCAGCTTCGTGGAGCTGGACCGGCTGCGCACCCACGACTGCACCGACTTCGACATGCAGGACCAGAAGATCCCGGGTGACGCCGTGGTCACCGGATCGGGCGCCATCGACGGCCGCAACGTCTTCGTCTACGCCCAGGACTTCACCGTGTTCGGCGGCAGCCTGAGCGGGGTGGTGGCGGACAAGATCTGCAAGGTCCAGGAAATGGCCATGAAGAACGGCGCGCCGATCGTGGGCATCAACGACTCCGGCGGCGCGCGCATCCAGGAAGGGGTCGTCAGCCTCGACGGCTATGCGAGGATCTTCGCCAACAACGTCACGGCCTCGGGCGTGGTGCCGCAGATCTCAGCCATCATGGGGCCGTGCGCCGGCGGCGCGGTCTACTCGCCGGCCATCACCGACTTCATCTTCATGACCAAGGACACGGGCTACATGTTCATCACCGGCCCGGACGTCATCAAGACCGTGACCCACGAGGAGATCACCAAGGAAGAACTGGGCGGCGCCGAGACCCACACGCGCAAGAGCGGCGTGGCGCACTTCTCGGCGGACAACGACAAGGACTGCCTGCTCATGATGCGCGAGCTCATGAGCTTCCTGCCCAGCAACAACCTGGAGGAGCCGCCGTTCCGCCCCACCGAGGACGATCCCTACCGGCGCGACCAGCGCCTGCAGCACGTGGTCCCGGAGAACCCCAACCTGCCCTACGACATGAAGGACCTCATCGGCGCGGTGGTGGACGAGGGTTACTTCTACGAGGTGCACAAGGAGTTCGCTCCCAACATCGTGGTGGCGTTCGCGCGTCTGGGCGGACGGACGGTGGGCATCGTCGGCAACCAGCCGGCCCACCTGGCGGGCTGCCTGGACATCAACGCGTCGGTGAAGGCGGCCCGCTTCGTGCGCTTCTGCGACTGCTTCAACATCCCGGTGATCACCTTCGTGGACGTGCCCGGGTTCCTGCCCGGCACCGGCCAGGAATACGACGGCATCATCCGCCACGGCGCCAAGCTGCTGTTCGCCTACGCCGAGGCCACCGTGCCCAAGATCACCATCATCACCCGCAAGGCCTACGGCGGCGGCTACATCGTCATGGCCAGCAAGTTCCTGCGCGGCGACATCAACCTGGCCTACCCGGCCTCGGAGATTGCGGTGATGGGCCCCGAGGGCGCCATCAACATCGTCTTCCGCGACCAGCTCAAGGACGCGAAGGACGAGAAGAAGACCCGGCAGAAGCTGGTCGACGACTACCGGCGGCTCTTCGCCAACCCGTTCCGCTCCGCCGAGCTGGGCAACCTCGACGCCATCATCCTGCCCGAGGACACCCGCCCCACGCTGATCCGCACGCTGGAGATGCTCAAGAACAAGCGCGAGACCAATCTCCCCCGGAAACACGGCAACGTGCCGCTCTAG
- the accC gene encoding acetyl-CoA carboxylase biotin carboxylase subunit gives MFKRILVANRGEIAVRIIRACRELDIESVAVYSEADRDALHVKYADFSYPVGPAPSAESYLRIDRIIDAARKSRAEAIHPGYGFLAENPAFSRACDEAGIVFLGPAPDVIKQMGDKVHARALMKKAGLPVIPGSDDILSSEEEVLETAEAIGYPCVLKAVAGGGGKGLRLVESSDEVRSAFRAVRSEAASSFGDSRLYVEKYLERCRHIEVQLLADIYGKVLHLFTRECSIQRRHQKIIEECPAPSIDVRMQKAMGKTAAQGAKALKYTGAGTMEFLVDRQKNFYFLEMNTRLQVEHAITERVMGIDLVKAQINVAAGMPLPWSQRQIQGAGHAIECRIYAEDPETDFMPCPGKIEGLRLPEGFGIRNDCGVYEGAEIPIYYDPMIAKLIVWGEDRAEAIRRLKRALREYQVRGVKTNIPFHQWMLRHPQFIEGDFHTGFVDEQRGFMPREEVYPDRHVALASAAIVALHREQERALQMVEKGASEQSGWRDVGRREALRLKPDASAPGRGW, from the coding sequence ATGTTCAAACGAATCCTGGTGGCCAACCGCGGCGAGATCGCCGTCCGCATCATCCGGGCGTGCCGCGAGCTGGATATCGAGAGCGTGGCGGTCTACTCCGAGGCGGACCGCGACGCGCTCCACGTCAAGTACGCCGACTTCTCCTATCCGGTGGGTCCGGCGCCGTCGGCCGAGAGCTACCTGCGCATCGACCGCATCATCGACGCGGCCAGGAAGAGCCGCGCCGAAGCGATCCACCCGGGCTACGGCTTTCTCGCGGAAAACCCCGCGTTCTCGCGCGCCTGCGACGAAGCCGGCATCGTCTTCCTGGGGCCGGCCCCGGACGTCATCAAGCAGATGGGCGACAAGGTCCACGCCCGCGCCCTCATGAAGAAGGCCGGCCTGCCGGTGATCCCGGGCTCGGACGACATCCTCAGCTCCGAGGAGGAGGTGCTGGAGACCGCCGAGGCCATCGGCTACCCGTGCGTGCTCAAGGCCGTGGCCGGGGGCGGCGGCAAGGGGTTGCGGCTGGTGGAATCGAGCGACGAAGTGCGCTCGGCCTTCCGGGCGGTGCGCTCCGAGGCCGCGTCTTCCTTCGGCGACTCCCGGCTCTACGTGGAGAAGTACCTGGAACGCTGCCGCCACATCGAGGTGCAGCTCCTGGCCGACATCTACGGCAAGGTGCTGCACCTGTTCACCCGCGAATGCTCCATCCAGCGGCGCCACCAGAAGATCATCGAGGAGTGTCCCGCTCCAAGCATCGACGTGCGCATGCAGAAGGCCATGGGCAAGACCGCGGCCCAGGGCGCCAAGGCGCTCAAGTACACCGGGGCCGGCACCATGGAGTTCCTGGTGGACCGCCAGAAGAACTTCTACTTCCTGGAGATGAACACCCGCCTGCAGGTGGAGCACGCCATCACCGAGCGGGTCATGGGCATCGACCTGGTGAAGGCGCAGATCAACGTGGCCGCGGGCATGCCGCTGCCCTGGTCCCAGCGCCAGATCCAGGGCGCGGGCCACGCCATCGAGTGCCGCATCTACGCCGAGGACCCCGAGACCGACTTCATGCCCTGCCCGGGCAAGATCGAGGGGCTGCGCCTGCCCGAGGGCTTCGGCATCCGCAACGACTGCGGCGTGTACGAGGGCGCCGAGATCCCCATCTACTACGACCCCATGATCGCCAAGCTCATCGTCTGGGGCGAGGACCGCGCCGAGGCCATCCGGCGCCTCAAGCGCGCCTTGCGCGAGTACCAGGTCCGGGGCGTCAAGACCAACATCCCGTTCCATCAATGGATGCTGCGCCATCCGCAGTTCATCGAAGGCGACTTCCATACCGGGTTCGTGGACGAGCAGCGCGGATTCATGCCGCGGGAGGAAGTCTACCCGGACCGCCACGTGGCGCTGGCATCCGCGGCCATCGTGGCGCTCCACCGGGAGCAGGAACGGGCGCTCCAGATGGTGGAGAAGGGTGCGTCCGAGCAGTCCGGGTGGCGCGACGTGGGGCGCCGGGAGGCGCTGCGGCTCAAGCCCGACGCGTCCGCCCCGGGACGCGGGTGGTAG
- a CDS encoding biotin/lipoyl-binding protein, with product MAFIAKLGGQTSVVRITETEKSIYKVVVDGNEFTVDGRRTGRNNYSLLIDNRSFEVDVDVDAMEDEYRVLLDGRTYHISMSDERQVRVGGRQSGIEVSGRQEVKIPMPGKVVTVLVNEGDTVDKGQGLVIVEAMKMENEVRAPSPGKVTEIRVKTDEAVEAGQVLVIVE from the coding sequence ATGGCGTTCATCGCAAAGCTCGGCGGCCAGACCTCGGTGGTGCGCATCACCGAGACCGAAAAGTCCATCTACAAGGTGGTGGTGGACGGAAACGAGTTCACGGTGGACGGGCGGCGCACCGGCCGCAACAACTACTCGCTGCTGATCGACAACCGCTCCTTCGAGGTGGACGTGGACGTGGACGCCATGGAGGACGAGTACCGCGTGCTCCTCGACGGCCGCACCTACCACATCAGCATGTCCGACGAACGCCAGGTGCGGGTCGGCGGGCGGCAGTCCGGCATCGAGGTGTCCGGCCGCCAGGAGGTCAAGATTCCCATGCCCGGCAAGGTCGTCACCGTGCTCGTGAACGAGGGCGACACCGTGGACAAGGGACAGGGCCTGGTGATCGTCGAAGCCATGAAGATGGAAAACGAGGTGCGCGCCCCCAGCCCGGGAAAGGTCACGGAGATCCGCGTCAAGACCGACGAGGCGGTGGAAGCCGGGCAGGTGCTGGTGATCGTGGAGTGA